The following proteins are encoded in a genomic region of Oncorhynchus masou masou isolate Uvic2021 chromosome 32, UVic_Omas_1.1, whole genome shotgun sequence:
- the LOC135525438 gene encoding calpain-3-like isoform X4 has protein sequence MPYTPSGFFCDRLIRERERRDGEGSLSKPLRFSGQDFTALRQECLAKKSLFEDDTFPASVESLGYRELGHKSNKVKNIVWRRPKEICENPQFIVGGASRTDICQGDLGDCWLLAAIACLTLNEKLLYRVVPQDQSYSEGYGGIFHFQFWRYGDWVDVVIDDRIPTFNNQLVFTKSAERNEFWSALLEKAYAKLHGSYEALKGGNTTEAMEDFTGGVTEFYEMKEAPKELYKIMKKALERGSMMGCSIDSLVPARFETRTVSGLVKGHAYSVTAVEECKQSQHKASKVRLVRLRNPWGQVEWNGPWSDNSKEWVSLSKGEKDQLQHQSAEDGEFWMSFEDFKKNYTKIEICNLTPDALEDDKIHKWTVSVNEGRWVRGCSAGGCRNYPDTFWTNPQFRLRLLEEDDDSEDNEVACSFVVSLMQKNRRKERKLGANLFTIGFAIYEVPKEMHGNKQHMQKDFFLFNSSKARCKSYINLREVTQRFRLSPGEYVIIPSTYEPHQEGEFILRVFSEKRNTSEEIENRIEADHTVPAPANAGEESEEDQQFRSLFQQIAADEMEVTANELKNVLNRVVSKHKDLNTEGFSLECCRSMIALVDMDGTGRLSLQEFRHLWNKIKQWQGIFRHYSSDQAGIINSYEMRNAINDAGFRLNNQLYDIITMRYANEGMNIDFDSFISCLVRLEAMFRAFQAFDQDGTIRLSVLEWLQLTMYA, from the exons ATGCCCTATACACCGTCCGGCTTCTTCTGTGACCGGCTGatccgggagagagagagaagagatggagaaggatCCCTCAGCAAGCCCCTGCGCTTCAGCGGACAGGACTTTACCGCACTCAGACAAGAGTGCCTCGCCAAGAAGAGCCTGTTTGAGGATGACACCTTCCCAGCCTCCGTGGAGTCTCTGGGCTACAGGGAGCTGGGACACAAGTCCAACAAGGTCAAGAACATCGTCTGGAGGAGACCcaag gAGATCTGTGAGAACCCTCAGTTCATTGTGGGCGGAGCCAGCAGGACAGACATTTGCCAAGGAGACCTTG GTGactgctggctgctggctgctaTAGCCTGTCTGACTCTGAATGAGAAGCTTCTCTACCGGGTCGTACCTCAGGATCAGAGCTACTCCGAGGGATATGGAGGAATCTTCCACTTCCAG TTCTGGCGCTATGGCGACTGGGTTGACGTTGTCATTGACGACCGCATCCCCACCTTCAACAACCAGCTGGTGTTCACCAAGTCTGCTGAGAGGAACGAGTTCTGGAGCGCCCTGCTGGAGAAGGCCTACGCCAA GCTTCACGGTTCCTACGAGGCCCTGAAGGGCGGTAACACCACGGAGGCCATGGAAGACTTCACCGGGGGCGTGACAGAGTTCTATGAGATGAAGGAGGCGCCCAAGGAGCTGTACAAGATCATGAAGAAGGCCCTGGAGAGAGGCTCTATGATGGGCTGCTCTATCGAC TCCCTGGTTCCTGCTCGTTTTGAGACGCGCACTGTGTCTGGCCTTGTGAAGGGCCACGCCTACTCTGTGACTGCCGTCGAGGA gtgtaaGCAGTCCCAGCACAAAGCGTCGAAGGTGCGTCTGGTGCGCCTCAGGAACCCCTGGGGTCAGGTGGAGTGGAACGGGCCCTGGAGTGATAA CTCTAAGGAGTGGGTGTCTCTGTCTAAGGGAGAGAAGGACCAGCTCCAGCATCAGAGTGCTGAGGACGGGGAGTTCTG GATGTCCTTTGAGGACTTCAAGAAGAACTACACCAAGATTGAGATCTGCAACCTGACCCCTGATGCCCTGGAGGACGATAAGATCCACAAGTGGACGGTGTCTGTGAACGAGGGTCGTTGGGTCAGAGGCTGCTCTGCCGGGGGCTGCAGGAACTACCCAG ATACTTTCTGGACCAACCCTCAGTTCCGCCTGCGTCTCTTGGAGGAGGATGATGACTCAGAGGACAACGAGGTGGCGTGTTCCTTCGTGGTCTCTCTGATGCAGAAGAACAGACGGAAAGAGAGGAAGTTGGGAGCCAATCTCTTCACCATCGGATTTGCCATCTACGAG gtgCCGAAGGAG ATGCACGGAAACAAGCAGCACATGCAGAAGGACTTCTTCCTGTTCAATTCATCCAAGGCTCGCTGCAAGTCCTACATCAACCTGAGGGAGGTGACCCAGCGCTTCCGTCTGAGCCCCGGGGAGTATGTGATCATCCCGTCCACCTACGAGCCGCACCAGGAGGGAGAGTTCATCCTCAGAGTCTTCTCCGAAAAGAGGAACACctcaga GGAGATAGAGAACAGGATCGAGGCTGACCATACAGTG CCGGCCCCAGCCAATGcgggggaggagagtgaggaggaccAGCAGTTCCGGAGCCTCTTTCAGCAGATAGCCGCGGAT gAAATGGAAGTTACCGCCAACGAGCTGAAGAATGTACTCAACAGGGTTGTCTCCAAAC ataAGGACCTGAACACAGAGGGTTTTAGCCTGGAGTGCTGCAGGAGCATGATTGCACTCGTGGAC ATGGACGGGACGGGCAGACTCAGCCTGCAAGAGTTCAGACATCTCTGGAACAAGATCAAGCAGTGGCAG GGGATCTTTAGACACTACAGCTCGGACCAGGCTGGTATCATCAACAGCTACGAGATGAGAAATGCCATCAACGATGCAG
- the LOC135525438 gene encoding calpain-3-like isoform X2: protein MPYTPSGFFCDRLIRERERRDGEGSLSKPLRFSGQDFTALRQECLAKKSLFEDDTFPASVESLGYRELGHKSNKVKNIVWRRPKEICENPQFIVGGASRTDICQGDLGDCWLLAAIACLTLNEKLLYRVVPQDQSYSEGYGGIFHFQFWRYGDWVDVVIDDRIPTFNNQLVFTKSAERNEFWSALLEKAYAKLHGSYEALKGGNTTEAMEDFTGGVTEFYEMKEAPKELYKIMKKALERGSMMGCSIDSLVPARFETRTVSGLVKGHAYSVTAVEESQHKASKVRLVRLRNPWGQVEWNGPWSDNSKEWVSLSKGEKDQLQHQSAEDGEFWMSFEDFKKNYTKIEICNLTPDALEDDKIHKWTVSVNEGRWVRGCSAGGCRNYPDTFWTNPQFRLRLLEEDDDSEDNEVACSFVVSLMQKNRRKERKLGANLFTIGFAIYEVPKEMHGNKQHMQKDFFLFNSSKARCKSYINLREVTQRFRLSPGEYVIIPSTYEPHQEGEFILRVFSEKRNTSEEIENRIEADHTVPAPANAGEESEEDQQFRSLFQQIAADVSTEMEVTANELKNVLNRVVSKHKDLNTEGFSLECCRSMIALVDMDGTGRLSLQEFRHLWNKIKQWQGIFRHYSSDQAGIINSYEMRNAINDAGFRLNNQLYDIITMRYANEGMNIDFDSFISCLVRLEAMFRAFQAFDQDGTIRLSVLEWLQLTMYA from the exons ATGCCCTATACACCGTCCGGCTTCTTCTGTGACCGGCTGatccgggagagagagagaagagatggagaaggatCCCTCAGCAAGCCCCTGCGCTTCAGCGGACAGGACTTTACCGCACTCAGACAAGAGTGCCTCGCCAAGAAGAGCCTGTTTGAGGATGACACCTTCCCAGCCTCCGTGGAGTCTCTGGGCTACAGGGAGCTGGGACACAAGTCCAACAAGGTCAAGAACATCGTCTGGAGGAGACCcaag gAGATCTGTGAGAACCCTCAGTTCATTGTGGGCGGAGCCAGCAGGACAGACATTTGCCAAGGAGACCTTG GTGactgctggctgctggctgctaTAGCCTGTCTGACTCTGAATGAGAAGCTTCTCTACCGGGTCGTACCTCAGGATCAGAGCTACTCCGAGGGATATGGAGGAATCTTCCACTTCCAG TTCTGGCGCTATGGCGACTGGGTTGACGTTGTCATTGACGACCGCATCCCCACCTTCAACAACCAGCTGGTGTTCACCAAGTCTGCTGAGAGGAACGAGTTCTGGAGCGCCCTGCTGGAGAAGGCCTACGCCAA GCTTCACGGTTCCTACGAGGCCCTGAAGGGCGGTAACACCACGGAGGCCATGGAAGACTTCACCGGGGGCGTGACAGAGTTCTATGAGATGAAGGAGGCGCCCAAGGAGCTGTACAAGATCATGAAGAAGGCCCTGGAGAGAGGCTCTATGATGGGCTGCTCTATCGAC TCCCTGGTTCCTGCTCGTTTTGAGACGCGCACTGTGTCTGGCCTTGTGAAGGGCCACGCCTACTCTGTGACTGCCGTCGAGGAG TCCCAGCACAAAGCGTCGAAGGTGCGTCTGGTGCGCCTCAGGAACCCCTGGGGTCAGGTGGAGTGGAACGGGCCCTGGAGTGATAA CTCTAAGGAGTGGGTGTCTCTGTCTAAGGGAGAGAAGGACCAGCTCCAGCATCAGAGTGCTGAGGACGGGGAGTTCTG GATGTCCTTTGAGGACTTCAAGAAGAACTACACCAAGATTGAGATCTGCAACCTGACCCCTGATGCCCTGGAGGACGATAAGATCCACAAGTGGACGGTGTCTGTGAACGAGGGTCGTTGGGTCAGAGGCTGCTCTGCCGGGGGCTGCAGGAACTACCCAG ATACTTTCTGGACCAACCCTCAGTTCCGCCTGCGTCTCTTGGAGGAGGATGATGACTCAGAGGACAACGAGGTGGCGTGTTCCTTCGTGGTCTCTCTGATGCAGAAGAACAGACGGAAAGAGAGGAAGTTGGGAGCCAATCTCTTCACCATCGGATTTGCCATCTACGAG gtgCCGAAGGAG ATGCACGGAAACAAGCAGCACATGCAGAAGGACTTCTTCCTGTTCAATTCATCCAAGGCTCGCTGCAAGTCCTACATCAACCTGAGGGAGGTGACCCAGCGCTTCCGTCTGAGCCCCGGGGAGTATGTGATCATCCCGTCCACCTACGAGCCGCACCAGGAGGGAGAGTTCATCCTCAGAGTCTTCTCCGAAAAGAGGAACACctcaga GGAGATAGAGAACAGGATCGAGGCTGACCATACAGTG CCGGCCCCAGCCAATGcgggggaggagagtgaggaggaccAGCAGTTCCGGAGCCTCTTTCAGCAGATAGCCGCGGATGTGAGTACG gAAATGGAAGTTACCGCCAACGAGCTGAAGAATGTACTCAACAGGGTTGTCTCCAAAC ataAGGACCTGAACACAGAGGGTTTTAGCCTGGAGTGCTGCAGGAGCATGATTGCACTCGTGGAC ATGGACGGGACGGGCAGACTCAGCCTGCAAGAGTTCAGACATCTCTGGAACAAGATCAAGCAGTGGCAG GGGATCTTTAGACACTACAGCTCGGACCAGGCTGGTATCATCAACAGCTACGAGATGAGAAATGCCATCAACGATGCAG
- the LOC135525438 gene encoding calpain-3-like isoform X3: MPYTPSGFFCDRLIRERERRDGEGSLSKPLRFSGQDFTALRQECLAKKSLFEDDTFPASVESLGYRELGHKSNKVKNIVWRRPKEICENPQFIVGGASRTDICQGDLGDCWLLAAIACLTLNEKLLYRVVPQDQSYSEGYGGIFHFQFWRYGDWVDVVIDDRIPTFNNQLVFTKSAERNEFWSALLEKAYAKLHGSYEALKGGNTTEAMEDFTGGVTEFYEMKEAPKELYKIMKKALERGSMMGCSIDSLVPARFETRTVSGLVKGHAYSVTAVEECKQSQHKASKVRLVRLRNPWGQVEWNGPWSDNSKEWVSLSKGEKDQLQHQSAEDGEFWMSFEDFKKNYTKIEICNLTPDALEDDKIHKWTVSVNEGRWVRGCSAGGCRNYPDTFWTNPQFRLRLLEEDDDSEDNEVACSFVVSLMQKNRRKERKLGANLFTIGFAIYEVPKEMHGNKQHMQKDFFLFNSSKARCKSYINLREVTQRFRLSPGEYVIIPSTYEPHQEGEFILRVFSEKRNTSEEIENRIEADHTVPAPANAGEESEEDQQFRSLFQQIAADVSTVSTGRPRGDEMEVTANELKNVLNRVVSKHKDLNTEGFSLECCRSMIALVDMDGTGRLSLQEFRHLWNKIKQWQGIFRHYSSDQAGIINSYEMRNAINDAGFRLNNQLYDIITMRYANEGMNIDFDSFISCLVRLEAMFRAFQAFDQDGTIRLSVLEWLQLTMYA; the protein is encoded by the exons ATGCCCTATACACCGTCCGGCTTCTTCTGTGACCGGCTGatccgggagagagagagaagagatggagaaggatCCCTCAGCAAGCCCCTGCGCTTCAGCGGACAGGACTTTACCGCACTCAGACAAGAGTGCCTCGCCAAGAAGAGCCTGTTTGAGGATGACACCTTCCCAGCCTCCGTGGAGTCTCTGGGCTACAGGGAGCTGGGACACAAGTCCAACAAGGTCAAGAACATCGTCTGGAGGAGACCcaag gAGATCTGTGAGAACCCTCAGTTCATTGTGGGCGGAGCCAGCAGGACAGACATTTGCCAAGGAGACCTTG GTGactgctggctgctggctgctaTAGCCTGTCTGACTCTGAATGAGAAGCTTCTCTACCGGGTCGTACCTCAGGATCAGAGCTACTCCGAGGGATATGGAGGAATCTTCCACTTCCAG TTCTGGCGCTATGGCGACTGGGTTGACGTTGTCATTGACGACCGCATCCCCACCTTCAACAACCAGCTGGTGTTCACCAAGTCTGCTGAGAGGAACGAGTTCTGGAGCGCCCTGCTGGAGAAGGCCTACGCCAA GCTTCACGGTTCCTACGAGGCCCTGAAGGGCGGTAACACCACGGAGGCCATGGAAGACTTCACCGGGGGCGTGACAGAGTTCTATGAGATGAAGGAGGCGCCCAAGGAGCTGTACAAGATCATGAAGAAGGCCCTGGAGAGAGGCTCTATGATGGGCTGCTCTATCGAC TCCCTGGTTCCTGCTCGTTTTGAGACGCGCACTGTGTCTGGCCTTGTGAAGGGCCACGCCTACTCTGTGACTGCCGTCGAGGA gtgtaaGCAGTCCCAGCACAAAGCGTCGAAGGTGCGTCTGGTGCGCCTCAGGAACCCCTGGGGTCAGGTGGAGTGGAACGGGCCCTGGAGTGATAA CTCTAAGGAGTGGGTGTCTCTGTCTAAGGGAGAGAAGGACCAGCTCCAGCATCAGAGTGCTGAGGACGGGGAGTTCTG GATGTCCTTTGAGGACTTCAAGAAGAACTACACCAAGATTGAGATCTGCAACCTGACCCCTGATGCCCTGGAGGACGATAAGATCCACAAGTGGACGGTGTCTGTGAACGAGGGTCGTTGGGTCAGAGGCTGCTCTGCCGGGGGCTGCAGGAACTACCCAG ATACTTTCTGGACCAACCCTCAGTTCCGCCTGCGTCTCTTGGAGGAGGATGATGACTCAGAGGACAACGAGGTGGCGTGTTCCTTCGTGGTCTCTCTGATGCAGAAGAACAGACGGAAAGAGAGGAAGTTGGGAGCCAATCTCTTCACCATCGGATTTGCCATCTACGAG gtgCCGAAGGAG ATGCACGGAAACAAGCAGCACATGCAGAAGGACTTCTTCCTGTTCAATTCATCCAAGGCTCGCTGCAAGTCCTACATCAACCTGAGGGAGGTGACCCAGCGCTTCCGTCTGAGCCCCGGGGAGTATGTGATCATCCCGTCCACCTACGAGCCGCACCAGGAGGGAGAGTTCATCCTCAGAGTCTTCTCCGAAAAGAGGAACACctcaga GGAGATAGAGAACAGGATCGAGGCTGACCATACAGTG CCGGCCCCAGCCAATGcgggggaggagagtgaggaggaccAGCAGTTCCGGAGCCTCTTTCAGCAGATAGCCGCGGATGTGAGTACGGTGAGTACAGGGAGGCCA cggggtgac gAAATGGAAGTTACCGCCAACGAGCTGAAGAATGTACTCAACAGGGTTGTCTCCAAAC ataAGGACCTGAACACAGAGGGTTTTAGCCTGGAGTGCTGCAGGAGCATGATTGCACTCGTGGAC ATGGACGGGACGGGCAGACTCAGCCTGCAAGAGTTCAGACATCTCTGGAACAAGATCAAGCAGTGGCAG GGGATCTTTAGACACTACAGCTCGGACCAGGCTGGTATCATCAACAGCTACGAGATGAGAAATGCCATCAACGATGCAG
- the LOC135525438 gene encoding calpain-3-like isoform X1, translating to MPYTPSGFFCDRLIRERERRDGEGSLSKPLRFSGQDFTALRQECLAKKSLFEDDTFPASVESLGYRELGHKSNKVKNIVWRRPKEICENPQFIVGGASRTDICQGDLGDCWLLAAIACLTLNEKLLYRVVPQDQSYSEGYGGIFHFQFWRYGDWVDVVIDDRIPTFNNQLVFTKSAERNEFWSALLEKAYAKLHGSYEALKGGNTTEAMEDFTGGVTEFYEMKEAPKELYKIMKKALERGSMMGCSIDSLVPARFETRTVSGLVKGHAYSVTAVEECKQSQHKASKVRLVRLRNPWGQVEWNGPWSDNSKEWVSLSKGEKDQLQHQSAEDGEFWMSFEDFKKNYTKIEICNLTPDALEDDKIHKWTVSVNEGRWVRGCSAGGCRNYPDTFWTNPQFRLRLLEEDDDSEDNEVACSFVVSLMQKNRRKERKLGANLFTIGFAIYEVPKEMHGNKQHMQKDFFLFNSSKARCKSYINLREVTQRFRLSPGEYVIIPSTYEPHQEGEFILRVFSEKRNTSEEIENRIEADHTVPAPANAGEESEEDQQFRSLFQQIAADVSTMPGRPVSAWGSEMEVTANELKNVLNRVVSKHKDLNTEGFSLECCRSMIALVDMDGTGRLSLQEFRHLWNKIKQWQGIFRHYSSDQAGIINSYEMRNAINDAGFRLNNQLYDIITMRYANEGMNIDFDSFISCLVRLEAMFRAFQAFDQDGTIRLSVLEWLQLTMYA from the exons ATGCCCTATACACCGTCCGGCTTCTTCTGTGACCGGCTGatccgggagagagagagaagagatggagaaggatCCCTCAGCAAGCCCCTGCGCTTCAGCGGACAGGACTTTACCGCACTCAGACAAGAGTGCCTCGCCAAGAAGAGCCTGTTTGAGGATGACACCTTCCCAGCCTCCGTGGAGTCTCTGGGCTACAGGGAGCTGGGACACAAGTCCAACAAGGTCAAGAACATCGTCTGGAGGAGACCcaag gAGATCTGTGAGAACCCTCAGTTCATTGTGGGCGGAGCCAGCAGGACAGACATTTGCCAAGGAGACCTTG GTGactgctggctgctggctgctaTAGCCTGTCTGACTCTGAATGAGAAGCTTCTCTACCGGGTCGTACCTCAGGATCAGAGCTACTCCGAGGGATATGGAGGAATCTTCCACTTCCAG TTCTGGCGCTATGGCGACTGGGTTGACGTTGTCATTGACGACCGCATCCCCACCTTCAACAACCAGCTGGTGTTCACCAAGTCTGCTGAGAGGAACGAGTTCTGGAGCGCCCTGCTGGAGAAGGCCTACGCCAA GCTTCACGGTTCCTACGAGGCCCTGAAGGGCGGTAACACCACGGAGGCCATGGAAGACTTCACCGGGGGCGTGACAGAGTTCTATGAGATGAAGGAGGCGCCCAAGGAGCTGTACAAGATCATGAAGAAGGCCCTGGAGAGAGGCTCTATGATGGGCTGCTCTATCGAC TCCCTGGTTCCTGCTCGTTTTGAGACGCGCACTGTGTCTGGCCTTGTGAAGGGCCACGCCTACTCTGTGACTGCCGTCGAGGA gtgtaaGCAGTCCCAGCACAAAGCGTCGAAGGTGCGTCTGGTGCGCCTCAGGAACCCCTGGGGTCAGGTGGAGTGGAACGGGCCCTGGAGTGATAA CTCTAAGGAGTGGGTGTCTCTGTCTAAGGGAGAGAAGGACCAGCTCCAGCATCAGAGTGCTGAGGACGGGGAGTTCTG GATGTCCTTTGAGGACTTCAAGAAGAACTACACCAAGATTGAGATCTGCAACCTGACCCCTGATGCCCTGGAGGACGATAAGATCCACAAGTGGACGGTGTCTGTGAACGAGGGTCGTTGGGTCAGAGGCTGCTCTGCCGGGGGCTGCAGGAACTACCCAG ATACTTTCTGGACCAACCCTCAGTTCCGCCTGCGTCTCTTGGAGGAGGATGATGACTCAGAGGACAACGAGGTGGCGTGTTCCTTCGTGGTCTCTCTGATGCAGAAGAACAGACGGAAAGAGAGGAAGTTGGGAGCCAATCTCTTCACCATCGGATTTGCCATCTACGAG gtgCCGAAGGAG ATGCACGGAAACAAGCAGCACATGCAGAAGGACTTCTTCCTGTTCAATTCATCCAAGGCTCGCTGCAAGTCCTACATCAACCTGAGGGAGGTGACCCAGCGCTTCCGTCTGAGCCCCGGGGAGTATGTGATCATCCCGTCCACCTACGAGCCGCACCAGGAGGGAGAGTTCATCCTCAGAGTCTTCTCCGAAAAGAGGAACACctcaga GGAGATAGAGAACAGGATCGAGGCTGACCATACAGTG CCGGCCCCAGCCAATGcgggggaggagagtgaggaggaccAGCAGTTCCGGAGCCTCTTTCAGCAGATAGCCGCGGATGTGAGTACG ATGCCAGGGAGGCCAGTGAGCGCTTGGGGGAGT gAAATGGAAGTTACCGCCAACGAGCTGAAGAATGTACTCAACAGGGTTGTCTCCAAAC ataAGGACCTGAACACAGAGGGTTTTAGCCTGGAGTGCTGCAGGAGCATGATTGCACTCGTGGAC ATGGACGGGACGGGCAGACTCAGCCTGCAAGAGTTCAGACATCTCTGGAACAAGATCAAGCAGTGGCAG GGGATCTTTAGACACTACAGCTCGGACCAGGCTGGTATCATCAACAGCTACGAGATGAGAAATGCCATCAACGATGCAG